Proteins from a genomic interval of Crassostrea angulata isolate pt1a10 chromosome 7, ASM2561291v2, whole genome shotgun sequence:
- the LOC128191430 gene encoding eukaryotic translation initiation factor 3 subunit A-like, whose amino-acid sequence MIMAAPSLTDEDLEQLAMDEILKETKRNSERAKEFGSLGWQNPRKTANKRFLSNMLVSTLHNPLQRNSHTAGSERGRHDRHLDSDRLGSHRDQKYSQGERKDSSSESDRKKHQSPQDFERSQKIERHEKTRENFHHRARRSSESPEYLNKGKELGRQNERKNGSKRNYSSDRKSYRDESQRSYPKVRKGDEGSRDHREKSWLHGEGPPRDLRDVYHKDYMEYTQNYKKHMNYFEKMEEKELHQKHSRSYQSEERETCLYKSKEKRHSPESRMHQKSKKSKKKRRKISSESDDNPSSDFPGFGGKCHEKDTSILKSKGKPRNKRKKSNEKLHKSAKKKMKSAKKFVDSSPKEGVNLGEKLESDSSVESDEGLKMDYSDLSNITETFSKGKKSKHKKHKDKKRKKNTEEKICSLVT is encoded by the exons ATGATTATGGCAGCTCCTTCTCTTACAGATGAAGATTTAGAACA ATTGGCCATGGATGAAATCTTAAAAGAAACCAAAAGGAATTCAGAAAGAGCAAAAGAGTTTGGTTCTCTTGGGTG GCAAAACCCTAGAAAGACTGCCAACAAGAGATTTTTAAGCAACATGTTGGTCAGCACATTGCACAATCCTCTCCAGAGGAACAGTCATACTGCTGGATCAGAGAGAGGGAGGCATGACAGACACCTTGATTCTGACAGATTGGGGAGTCACAGGGACCAGAAATATTCTCAGGGAGAGAGGAAGGACAGCTCATCAGAGTCCGACAGGAAAAAACATCAGAGTCCGCAGGATTTTGAGAGGAGCCAAAAAATTGAGAGGCATGAGAAAACAAGGGAAAATTTTCATCATAGAGCGAGGCGTTCCTCAGAATCTCCAGAGTATTTAAATAAAGGTAAAGAACTAGGTAgacaaaatgaaagaaaaaatggtaGTAAGAGAAATTATTCTTCTGACCGAAAGTCTTATCGGGATGAAAGCCAAAGGAGTTATCCTAAAGTAAGGAAAGGTGATGAAGGAAGTAGAGATCATAGAGAAAAGTCATGGCTTCATGGGGAAGGGCCTCCCCGTGACCTCAGAGATGTATACCACAAGGATTACATGGAGTACACACAGAATTATAAGAAACACAtgaattactttgaaaaaatggaGGAGAAGGAACTGCATCAAAAACattcaaggtcatatcagtCTGAAGAAAGAGAGACATGTTTGTACAAATCTAAGGAGAAAAGGCACTCACCAGAAAGTAGAATGCACCAAAAATCTAAGAAATCTAAGAAGAAAAGAAGAAAGATATCTAGTGAAAGTGATGACAACCCAAGTAGTGATTTCCCAGGATTTGGAGGAAAATGTCATGAAAAAGATACCTCAATCTTGAAGAGCAAGGGAAAACcaagaaacaaaagaaaaaagtcTAATGAAAAACTTCATAAATCTgcaaagaagaaaatgaaatctgCAAAAAAATTTGTAGATTCAAGTCCAAAGGAGGGTGTAAATCTGGGTGAGAAGCTGGAAAGTGACAGTTCAGTAGAAAGTGATGAGGGATTAAAGATGGACTACTCTGATTTGTCTAACATTACAGAGACATTTTCAAAAGGAAAAAAGTCAAAACACAAAAAGCACAAggataaaaagagaaaaaaaaatactgaggAAAAAATATGTTCACTTGTAActtga